From Thalassococcus sp. S3, one genomic window encodes:
- a CDS encoding NAD-dependent epimerase/dehydratase family protein, producing MASSPLRAGIIGAGYIASWHADAIKATPGVELAAVCDVSPSAAKGLAEAHGARAYSSVEDMQAEGGVDAVHILTPPDSHHDLTIDCLKAGLHCWVEKPVAISADQTRAMAQAAKAAGKTLGAAHNFLGMPGYERLKAQVRSGALGRVSMAEINWCFPLPPLRSGPFGLWLMRAPRNLLLELGPHLFAFAVDLFGPVTVEHVALSKPVALPGGGTRPQVWRILARAGEVEVTFNLSLVETLDDRSVTLRGSSGQARFDYASDTLVVRAENTADLILNPFLAQMSQAGQHAREGVVNAARQLTSLNQKSPYGLSFRGAIGAFYDSIASGTPLDRRFHFDAACEVMGAIDAALDHVPSEVRPIVAKTAPSPTVLVIGGTGFIGRHLTRGLVAAGHDVRVLSRGKTGPFDDLSDHVETVGVSLHDKAGLVSAMRGIDTVFNLAKSLDAIWEDALKNDVGVSVGIAEAAMEAGVRRLVYTGTIASYDMSDPFRRITEETGFAADMTDRNLYARSKAECERRLMELHRDRGLPLVIARPGIVVGAGGPLQHWGIGRWHGAGAVRIWGHGNNILPFVLIDDITDGLIRMMESEGAVGQSYNLTGERMMSARQYFDAIHDRLGARIRVTSGSLYSFFLSDAVKHALKVGVLRKKGLTRASLNDWKSRAHFSPFDNAKPKAELGWAPEPDRARFVEKAIGEANLFGF from the coding sequence ATGGCTTCATCCCCTCTGCGCGCCGGCATCATTGGCGCCGGATATATTGCAAGCTGGCATGCCGATGCGATCAAGGCGACACCGGGGGTGGAGCTGGCGGCGGTCTGCGACGTCTCGCCCTCTGCGGCCAAGGGGCTCGCCGAGGCGCATGGCGCGCGTGCCTATAGCTCGGTCGAGGACATGCAGGCAGAAGGGGGAGTGGATGCCGTTCATATCCTCACACCACCAGACAGCCACCATGATTTGACGATCGACTGCCTGAAGGCCGGGCTGCATTGCTGGGTCGAGAAACCTGTCGCGATCTCCGCCGATCAGACGCGGGCTATGGCACAGGCGGCAAAGGCCGCGGGCAAGACGCTGGGTGCGGCGCATAATTTCCTCGGCATGCCCGGATATGAGCGGTTGAAGGCGCAGGTCCGCTCCGGTGCGTTGGGCCGTGTGTCGATGGCCGAAATCAACTGGTGTTTTCCCTTGCCGCCCCTGCGCTCCGGTCCGTTCGGCCTTTGGCTGATGCGCGCGCCCCGCAACCTGCTGCTTGAACTGGGCCCGCATCTGTTTGCTTTCGCGGTGGATCTTTTCGGGCCGGTAACAGTCGAGCATGTCGCGCTCAGCAAGCCCGTCGCGTTGCCGGGGGGTGGAACCCGCCCTCAGGTCTGGCGCATTCTGGCGCGGGCAGGGGAGGTGGAGGTGACCTTCAACCTCTCTCTGGTCGAAACCCTTGATGATCGCAGCGTGACCCTGCGTGGCTCAAGCGGGCAGGCGCGGTTCGATTATGCGTCCGACACATTGGTCGTGCGCGCCGAAAACACCGCAGACCTGATTCTGAACCCGTTTCTTGCGCAGATGTCGCAGGCCGGCCAGCATGCTCGCGAAGGCGTTGTGAACGCCGCCCGTCAGCTGACCTCGCTGAACCAGAAATCGCCCTATGGCCTCAGCTTCCGGGGAGCAATCGGTGCGTTCTACGACAGCATCGCCTCCGGCACGCCACTCGACCGCAGGTTTCACTTCGACGCCGCCTGCGAGGTGATGGGGGCCATCGACGCCGCCCTCGACCATGTGCCGTCGGAGGTGCGGCCAATCGTTGCGAAAACCGCCCCGTCGCCCACCGTTCTGGTGATCGGGGGAACGGGCTTTATCGGGCGCCACCTCACACGCGGTCTGGTCGCCGCGGGGCATGACGTCCGGGTCCTTAGCCGGGGCAAGACGGGGCCTTTCGATGATCTATCCGATCATGTGGAAACGGTGGGCGTGTCACTGCACGACAAGGCCGGTCTGGTTTCCGCGATGCGGGGCATCGACACCGTCTTCAACCTGGCCAAGTCGCTCGACGCCATCTGGGAGGACGCCCTGAAAAACGATGTGGGCGTCAGTGTCGGCATCGCCGAGGCCGCGATGGAGGCGGGTGTCCGGCGCCTTGTCTACACCGGCACGATCGCCTCTTACGACATGTCGGACCCCTTCCGGCGCATCACCGAGGAGACCGGCTTTGCCGCCGACATGACGGACCGCAACCTTTATGCGCGCTCCAAGGCCGAATGCGAACGCCGCCTGATGGAGTTGCATCGCGACCGGGGGCTGCCGCTCGTCATCGCCCGGCCCGGCATCGTCGTGGGCGCGGGCGGCCCGTTGCAGCATTGGGGGATTGGCCGCTGGCACGGCGCGGGCGCGGTCCGCATCTGGGGGCATGGCAACAACATCCTGCCCTTCGTGCTGATCGACGATATCACCGACGGGCTGATCCGAATGATGGAGAGCGAGGGCGCCGTCGGGCAATCCTACAATCTGACCGGCGAACGCATGATGTCGGCGCGGCAATACTTTGACGCCATCCACGACCGCCTGGGTGCGCGGATCCGCGTGACCTCCGGCTCGCTTTACAGCTTCTTTCTGTCGGACGCGGTCAAGCATGCGCTGAAGGTCGGTGTGTTGCGCAAAAAGGGGCTGACCCGCGCCTCCTTGAACGATTGGAAATCACGGGCCCATTTTTCGCCCTTCGACAACGCCAAACCCAAGGCCGAACTGGGCTGGGCGCCCGAACCCGACCGGGCCCGCTTTGTCGAGAAGGCCATCGGCGAGGCCAATCTCTTCGGGTTCTGA
- a CDS encoding glycosyltransferase family 2 protein, with the protein MSLIGAVVIGRNEGARLVACLASLADQQIRVVYVDSGSTDGSVKAAEEAGAEVVILDTDTPFTAARARNAGYRALASTGTRPDYVQFVDGDCRIVPGWMAKARAALDAQPDLGIVTGWRAEIHPEASVYNRLCDFEWHRPAGDIEGCGGDMMVRAEAFEAAGGFNPRIIAAEDEEFCTRMRKAGWRVHRLPEDMTLHDANMLRFGQWWQRAVRTGHGFSQVGALHPEYFTKERRRVWIYAALLPVLAVGALFTEPLLLLAVLAVYLLSYLRTVQGLRRAGLDLRDAAEQAVLLTLSKFPNLLGMLTYIWRMATRKDMRIIEYK; encoded by the coding sequence ATGAGCCTGATCGGTGCCGTCGTGATCGGCCGCAACGAGGGCGCGCGCCTGGTGGCCTGCCTCGCCTCCTTGGCCGATCAGCAGATCCGGGTCGTCTATGTCGACAGCGGATCCACCGATGGAAGCGTGAAAGCCGCTGAAGAGGCGGGGGCGGAGGTGGTGATCCTTGATACCGACACCCCGTTCACCGCGGCGCGGGCACGCAACGCGGGCTATCGTGCCCTGGCCAGCACGGGCACGCGGCCAGATTACGTTCAATTCGTCGATGGGGATTGCCGGATCGTACCGGGTTGGATGGCCAAGGCACGTGCCGCGCTCGACGCGCAGCCGGATCTGGGTATCGTCACGGGCTGGCGTGCCGAAATCCACCCCGAGGCAAGCGTTTACAACCGCTTGTGCGATTTCGAATGGCATCGCCCGGCAGGCGATATCGAGGGTTGCGGCGGCGACATGATGGTCCGCGCCGAGGCGTTCGAGGCCGCGGGCGGCTTTAACCCGCGCATCATCGCGGCCGAGGACGAGGAGTTCTGCACCCGCATGCGAAAGGCGGGCTGGAGGGTGCATCGTCTGCCCGAAGACATGACGCTGCACGACGCGAATATGCTCCGCTTTGGTCAATGGTGGCAGCGTGCAGTGCGCACCGGACATGGTTTTTCGCAGGTGGGTGCTTTGCATCCGGAATACTTCACCAAAGAGCGGCGGCGCGTCTGGATCTATGCCGCTTTGCTGCCTGTGCTCGCTGTCGGCGCTCTTTTCACCGAACCTTTGCTGCTGCTTGCCGTTCTTGCCGTCTATCTCTTGTCCTATCTTCGGACGGTGCAGGGCTTGCGGCGCGCGGGCCTCGACCTGCGTGACGCGGCTGAGCAGGCGGTACTGCTGACATTATCCAAGTTCCCCAACCTCTTGGGAATGCTGACTTATATCTGGCGTATGGCGACCCGTAAGGACATGCGCATCATCGAATACAAATAG
- a CDS encoding glycosyltransferase family 4 protein, with translation MTDRVAYLTGEYPRATDTFIQREVAALRAEGLEILTCSVRTTGAEHHVGPEQVAEAAQTFKLLDTAKAPLTLLRAHIRALRSPRRYGGALKLAVQTAPPGLRNLLYQLFYFAEAAVLADHLERQGVSHLHNHIAKSSCTVAMLTSALSGIPYSFTLHGPDIFFAPEHWRLDRKIETARFVSCISDFCRSQAMAFSDAALWDKLHIVHCGIEPERYGTQEERSERPTLLFVGRLAAVKGAPVLLEAFTEVREQVPDCQLVLIGDGPDRTALEARAADMGLRDGVVFAGYKSQAEVAEALEKADVFVLPSFAEGVPVVLMEAMAAEVPVVTTRIAGVPELVENGVTGLLVPPGPSKPLAAALIQLLAHPDLRRKMGAAGRAKVVAEFDSRVEARKLAALFRTSIAEGRV, from the coding sequence GTGACCGACCGCGTGGCCTATCTGACCGGTGAATATCCCCGCGCCACCGACACCTTCATTCAGCGCGAGGTTGCGGCCCTGCGCGCCGAGGGGCTGGAAATTCTGACGTGCTCGGTACGCACCACCGGTGCCGAACATCATGTTGGCCCCGAACAGGTGGCGGAGGCCGCGCAAACCTTCAAACTGCTCGACACGGCCAAAGCGCCGCTCACTCTTTTGCGCGCGCACATACGCGCGCTGCGCAGTCCCCGACGCTACGGTGGGGCGCTGAAGCTGGCTGTGCAGACAGCGCCGCCCGGATTGCGCAATCTGCTCTACCAGCTCTTTTATTTCGCCGAAGCGGCGGTATTGGCTGATCACCTTGAGCGGCAAGGGGTCTCCCATTTGCACAACCACATTGCCAAGTCGAGCTGCACCGTCGCGATGCTGACCTCAGCCTTGTCGGGCATTCCCTACAGCTTCACCCTGCACGGGCCAGACATCTTTTTCGCGCCCGAGCATTGGAGGCTCGACCGGAAAATCGAAACCGCCCGCTTTGTGAGTTGCATCAGCGACTTTTGCCGGTCGCAGGCCATGGCCTTTTCCGACGCCGCGCTGTGGGACAAGCTGCATATCGTCCATTGCGGGATCGAGCCGGAGCGGTATGGGACGCAAGAGGAGCGATCAGAGCGCCCGACGCTTCTTTTTGTGGGGCGTCTGGCGGCGGTCAAAGGCGCGCCAGTCCTGTTGGAGGCCTTCACAGAGGTCCGCGAGCAGGTGCCGGACTGTCAGCTTGTCCTGATCGGGGACGGCCCGGACCGCACGGCGCTGGAAGCGCGTGCAGCAGATATGGGGCTGCGGGATGGCGTCGTCTTTGCCGGCTACAAGTCACAGGCAGAGGTAGCGGAAGCACTGGAAAAGGCCGATGTCTTCGTCCTGCCAAGCTTTGCCGAAGGCGTGCCGGTTGTGCTGATGGAAGCGATGGCCGCAGAGGTGCCGGTGGTCACGACGCGGATTGCGGGCGTGCCTGAACTTGTCGAGAACGGTGTGACGGGCCTGCTGGTTCCTCCGGGCCCCTCAAAGCCCCTGGCCGCGGCCCTGATCCAGCTTCTGGCCCATCCCGACCTGCGCCGCAAAATGGGCGCCGCGGGGCGTGCCAAGGTGGTGGCCGAATTCGACAGCCGCGTGGAGGCGCGCAAGCTTGCCGCCTTGTTCAGAACGTCAATCGCGGAGGGGCGGGTATGA